Below is a genomic region from Dechloromonas denitrificans.
ATTTCACCTCGACGTCCGCACCTTCAACTCGCCGCTGCTCGCGCTTGAAGCCGCCCGCACCGAAGAATTCGATCTCTTCATCAGCGATTACCGCATGCCGTTCATGGATGGCATCGAGTTTCTCAAGGCAGCCAAGGCTATCCAGCCCGATGCCGCGCGCCTGATCCTGTCCGGATACGCCGACCTCAACGCCCTGCTTCGTGCGGTCAACGAGGTCGGGATCGAACGTTTCATCGGCAAGCCGTGGAACGAATACGAACTGCTCTCGGCCATTGCCCAGATTCTGGCACATCGTGAATTGCAGCTGGAAAACAGGGAACTAGCGAATCTGGTTCGCCTGGAAATGGGCGATCTCACGCCTGAGCAACTTGAAGCCGAACGACTGGAGCGCATCGAACCTGGCATTACCGAGGTGAATTGGGGCCCGGACGGCTCCATCCTGCTAGATACCGACTTCCCGGAAAATCAGAGCGAGGTGTGACCATGGATGCGTTCATCTGGGATCAGCGTTACATGACCGGTGAGTCGATTGTTGATACCGAGCATCAGGAACTGGTCCGCATCATCAATCTGGTGGTCGAAAAAGTATCGCGCGCAACGCCGGCCACGGAAATTGAAAGCATCCTGTCCCAACTCGTCAAATACGCAGTTGTGCACTTCCGTCACGAAGAAGAACTGATGATGGAGGTCGGTTGTGACCCGCGCTTCATCGCCGAACACACCCAGATTCATATCGAGTTTGCCCGTCAAGTCACCAAGATGCGGGAAATTCCCGGCACCGACACCGAGGATTTGCTGCGTTTTCTGACCAGTTGGCTGGCACACCACATCCTGGGCATCGACCAATCGATGGCCCGGCAGGTCCAGAGCATCCGGTCGGGGGGCTCGGCCGAGACAGTTTATCTTGAGGAACAAAAACGTGCAGCTGACCCGACCACATCCAGCCTGCTTGATGCGATGAACTCGCTGTACCGCCTGATCGCCGCGCGCAACGACAGCCTGCTGACACTCAACCAGAGCCTTGAACAGCAGGTGGCAGCACGAACCCAGGATTTGTCGAAAACCAATGCCGCCTTGCTGGAAGAGCAGCAATCGCTGAAAGTCGCCATCCAGACCGTCAAGACCACCCAGCAAAAACTGCTCGAATC
It encodes:
- a CDS encoding response regulator — encoded protein: MSRILIVDDEESILKSLQRLLRVAPCSFGAKTFHLDVRTFNSPLLALEAARTEEFDLFISDYRMPFMDGIEFLKAAKAIQPDAARLILSGYADLNALLRAVNEVGIERFIGKPWNEYELLSAIAQILAHRELQLENRELANLVRLEMGDLTPEQLEAERLERIEPGITEVNWGPDGSILLDTDFPENQSEV